In Mycolicibacterium alvei, a single window of DNA contains:
- a CDS encoding acyl-CoA dehydrogenase family protein, whose translation MTSELNDEETMLVETVRTFIDRDVKPAVREVEHANEYPHAWIEQMKRIGIFGLAVPEEYGGSPVSMPCYVQVTQELARGWMSLAGAMGGHTVVAKLISLFGTEEQRRKYLPDMATGAIRATMALTEPSGGSDLQAMTTTARTEGDGLVINGTKTWISNARRSNLIALLCKTNPQASPRHRGISVVLVEHGPGLTVSRDLPKLGYKGVESCELSFDDCRVPQSAILGGEPGKGFAQMMKGLETGRIQVASRALGVATAALEDALKYAQERESFGQPIWKHQAVGNYLADMATKLTAARQLTRHAAERYDSGERCDMEAGMAKLFASEVAMQIALDAVRIHGGYGYSTEYDVERYFRDAPLMIVGEGTNEIQRNVIAAQLVSRGTL comes from the coding sequence AAACCAGCGGTGCGCGAGGTCGAACACGCGAACGAATACCCGCACGCGTGGATCGAACAGATGAAGCGCATCGGCATCTTCGGCCTGGCCGTGCCCGAGGAGTACGGCGGATCACCCGTGTCGATGCCGTGCTACGTGCAGGTGACACAGGAACTCGCCAGGGGCTGGATGAGTTTGGCCGGCGCGATGGGGGGCCACACTGTGGTCGCCAAGTTGATCTCGTTGTTCGGTACCGAGGAACAGCGCCGAAAGTATCTACCGGACATGGCAACCGGTGCGATCCGAGCGACGATGGCACTCACCGAACCCAGTGGCGGGTCGGATCTGCAGGCGATGACGACCACGGCGCGCACCGAGGGCGACGGGCTGGTCATCAATGGCACGAAGACCTGGATCAGCAATGCGCGCCGATCCAATCTGATTGCCCTGCTGTGTAAGACGAATCCTCAGGCTTCGCCGCGGCATCGCGGCATCTCGGTGGTGCTGGTCGAGCACGGGCCCGGCCTGACCGTATCCCGGGATCTGCCGAAGCTCGGGTACAAGGGGGTGGAGAGTTGTGAGCTCTCGTTTGACGATTGCCGGGTGCCGCAGTCCGCGATACTCGGCGGCGAGCCCGGCAAGGGATTCGCGCAGATGATGAAAGGTCTTGAGACAGGCCGTATTCAGGTGGCGTCTCGAGCTCTCGGCGTGGCCACCGCGGCACTCGAGGACGCCCTCAAATACGCGCAGGAACGCGAGAGTTTTGGTCAGCCGATCTGGAAACACCAGGCGGTGGGCAACTATCTGGCCGATATGGCGACCAAACTCACTGCAGCCAGACAGCTCACCCGCCATGCCGCGGAACGCTACGACAGCGGTGAACGCTGCGATATGGAAGCCGGGATGGCCAAACTGTTCGCCTCCGAGGTCGCCATGCAGATCGCCCTGGACGCGGTCCGCATCCACGGCGGTTACGGATATTCGACCGAATACGACGTCGAGCGCTACTTCCGCGACGCCCCGCTGATGATCGTCGGCGAAGGCACGAACGAGATCCAGCGCAACGTCATCGCTGCGCAACTGGTCTCCCGCGGCACCCTGTAA
- a CDS encoding amidohydrolase family protein: MPLQDEHQIVSVDDHLVEHPRVWQDRLPQRFLEAGPRILEMDGKHLWSYDGQIFPTIGLNAVAGKPPEEWGMDPVRYEDMIPGCYDPVARIADMDVDGVQAALCFPSFPGFGGGTFYRAQDKELALLCVKAWNDFYIDEWCATAPDRYVPLAILPVWDVDATVAEAERVAAKGARTVSFPDSPVPLGLPSFHSDHWDPLWQVCSDAQMPVSLHFGSGSYVPGFSFSSMKPVPGQMAIPDAPFAVAITLFSTNLMWTTVDLLFSGKLQKFPNLQISLAEGGIGWVPYILERSDYVWERHRYYQNIDFDMRPSDLFKKHFWGCFIDDEHGLKNRHEIGIDRITLEIDFPHSDSNWPNSRKRAAEVLADVPDDECSLIVEQNARRMLNFPRATTGEHELAGV, encoded by the coding sequence GTGCCGCTTCAAGATGAGCACCAGATCGTGTCCGTCGACGACCATCTCGTCGAGCACCCACGGGTATGGCAGGACCGTCTGCCGCAGCGGTTCCTCGAGGCAGGGCCGCGGATTCTCGAGATGGACGGCAAGCACCTGTGGAGCTATGACGGGCAGATTTTCCCGACCATCGGCCTCAATGCGGTGGCGGGCAAGCCGCCCGAGGAGTGGGGCATGGATCCGGTGCGCTACGAGGACATGATCCCCGGTTGCTACGACCCGGTCGCCCGGATCGCCGACATGGACGTGGACGGCGTGCAGGCCGCCCTGTGCTTCCCGTCCTTCCCGGGCTTCGGTGGCGGTACGTTCTATCGCGCCCAGGACAAGGAACTCGCGCTGTTGTGCGTCAAAGCGTGGAACGATTTCTACATAGACGAGTGGTGTGCCACTGCACCGGATCGGTATGTCCCGTTGGCGATCCTGCCGGTGTGGGATGTCGATGCGACGGTCGCCGAAGCTGAGCGAGTGGCGGCGAAGGGGGCACGGACGGTGTCGTTCCCGGACAGCCCGGTGCCGCTGGGTTTGCCATCGTTTCATTCCGATCACTGGGATCCGTTGTGGCAGGTCTGCTCCGATGCGCAGATGCCGGTATCCCTGCACTTCGGCTCGGGATCCTATGTGCCTGGGTTCTCGTTCTCGTCGATGAAGCCCGTGCCCGGCCAGATGGCCATCCCGGATGCCCCGTTCGCCGTGGCGATCACCCTGTTCTCCACCAACCTGATGTGGACGACTGTCGACCTGCTGTTCTCCGGCAAGTTGCAGAAGTTCCCCAACCTGCAGATCTCGCTGGCCGAGGGCGGTATCGGCTGGGTGCCCTACATCCTGGAGCGCTCGGACTACGTGTGGGAACGCCACCGCTATTACCAGAATATCGATTTCGACATGCGACCCTCCGATCTGTTCAAGAAGCACTTCTGGGGTTGTTTCATCGACGATGAGCACGGGTTGAAGAACCGTCACGAGATCGGGATCGACCGGATCACCCTCGAAATCGACTTCCCGCACAGCGATTCCAACTGGCCCAATTCGCGCAAGCGGGCCGCCGAGGTGCTCGCCGATGTGCCGGACGACGAATGCTCACTGATCGTCGAGCAGAACGCCCGCCGGATGCTCAACTTCCCCCGGGCGACCACCGGCGAACACGAATTGGCCGGCGTCTGA
- a CDS encoding acyl-CoA synthetase translates to MSTLDHAGDAGSREKTDEDDHDLLTFGEVGERLRIEISTAAAKLEGLRRTGPPADVEKAGARLAALRAAAKRNSAQPINDANFEKFFGYPGKAKRNLSGPLPAP, encoded by the coding sequence ATGAGTACCTTGGATCACGCCGGCGACGCCGGCTCCCGCGAGAAGACCGACGAGGACGACCATGACCTGCTGACCTTTGGGGAGGTAGGCGAGCGATTGCGCATCGAAATCTCGACGGCCGCAGCCAAACTCGAGGGACTCCGGCGGACCGGCCCCCCGGCAGACGTGGAGAAGGCAGGCGCTCGGTTGGCAGCGCTGCGCGCTGCCGCGAAACGGAACAGCGCCCAGCCGATCAACGACGCCAACTTCGAGAAGTTCTTCGGCTACCCCGGCAAGGCCAAACGCAACCTGTCGGGACCACTGCCTGCGCCATGA